One genomic segment of Impatiens glandulifera chromosome 6, dImpGla2.1, whole genome shotgun sequence includes these proteins:
- the LOC124942122 gene encoding uncharacterized protein LOC124942122: MASAIGRQLIYSLYTNTPSNSITLRHSLTGSFTGQKNVNNRVSINLAKYSKLIIIPKAIQGNSNKENDDDQNGISLGTMKLPPNTDFAIFETLLFQWANSLCQGANLPLPLPLKVDKIAGGARLGFITISDGGATEVLTYIDCIVILETIDGLEIPIFRAIRKGTLKDKSPPGEPRIMRSLQGALLKSVELARV; this comes from the exons GGCAATTGATCTATTCACTCTACACCAATACACCCTCCAATTCCATCACTCTCCGTCACTCACTTACCGGTTCCTTCACTGGCCAGAAGAATGTCAATAATAGGGTCTCAATTAATCTTGCCAAATATTCCAAACTTATTATCATTCCAAAGGCTATTCAGGGAAATTCCAATAAAGAAAACGATGATGATCAGAATGGAATCTCTTTGGGAACCATGAAATTGCCACCTAATACTGACTTTGCTATATTTGAGACTCTCCTCTTCcag TGGGCGAACAGCCTCTGCCAAGGAGCTAATCTCCCCCTCCCATTACCACTCAAG GTTGATAAAATCGCGGGAGGAGCTAGATTGGGATTCATTACAATCTCGGATGGAGGTGCAACGGAAGTGCTAACCTATATTGATTGCATAGTTATTTTGGAAACAATCGATGGGTTAGAAATACCGATATTCCGAGCGATAAGAAAGGGAACTTTGAAAGATAAGTCACCTCCAGGAGAGCCAAGGATCATGAGGAGCCTTCAAGGAGCATTGTTAAAGTCAGTCGAACTAGCTAGAGTTTGA